In Solanum stenotomum isolate F172 chromosome 6, ASM1918654v1, whole genome shotgun sequence, one DNA window encodes the following:
- the LOC125869308 gene encoding cytochrome b561 and DOMON domain-containing protein At5g47530-like, whose translation MASSSTSKLLFCILASIFLVTSAQNCSNYTFPANRTFTTCKVLPFLEANLHWNYNSSSTKVSIAYRAKQDSKGWVAWAINPTRQGMVGSQALVAFHNSTDSMIAYTTQITSYSPSMQRANLSFQVSNISAEYLNNEMIIFATIGPLGNGTTVNHVWQGGLSVSNDIPQMHPFSSQHLQSFGQIDFQTV comes from the coding sequence ATGGCGTCGAGCTCAACATCAAAACTGTTATTCTGCATTCTTGCTTCAATTTTTCTTGTTACCTCAGCTCAAAACTGTTCAAACTACACTTTCCCAGCTAATAGAACTTTCACCACTTGCAAAGTACTCCCCTTTTTAGAAGCAAACCTACACTGGAACTACAATTCATCTAGCACAAAAGTTTCAATTGCATACAGAGCTAAACAAGATTCTAAGGGGTGGGTAGCATGGGCTATCAATCCTACAAGACAAGGCATGGTCGGATCACAGGCATTAGTTGCTTTCCATAACTCAACTGACAGTATGATAGCTTACACAACACAAATAACAAGTTATAGTCCATCAATGCAGAGAGCAAATCTCagctttcaagtttcaaatatATCTGCAGAATACTTGAACAACGAGATGATTATCTTTGCGACTATAGGGCCACTGGGCAATGGAACCACAGTAAATCATGTCTGGCAAGGTGGACTCTCAGTCTCGAACGACATCCCTCAGATGCATCCATTTTCATCCCAACACCTTCAATCATTTGGACAAATAGATTTTCAGACAGTCTGA
- the LOC125869305 gene encoding uncharacterized protein LOC125869305 — protein MKVSVEGEKVILVPYMREHVPKYHEWMQDPLLLQATGSEPLTLEQEYEMQLSWTQDPLKQTFIVLDRELIVGNFTHGEPHVEAMVGDVNIYVNDLDDPQMAEVEIMIAEPKSRGKGLGKESVLMMMTFAVDNFKIHTFRVKIGELNQASLSLFQKLGFNETSYSKIFNEMTLELPMTESKIFELRQLGGNMVTHS, from the exons ATGAAGGTGAGCGTGGAAGGGGAGAAGGTGATACTGGTACCCTACATGAGAGAGCATGTGCCAAAGTACCATGAATGGATGCAAGATCCTCTTCTCCTTCAAGCAACTGGTTCTGAACCACTTACCCTTGAGCAAGAATATGAAATGCAACTTTCTTGGACCCAAGACCCTTTAA AGCAGACTTTCATCGTGTTGGACAGGGAACTAATTGTTGGAAACTTCACTCATGGAGAACCTCATGTTGAAG CCATGGTTGGTGATGTGAACATATACGTGAATGACTTGGATGATCCCCAAATGGCTGAAGTCGAGATTATGATAGCTGAACCAAAAAG TCGTGGCAAAGGGCTTGGCAAAGAATCTGTTCTCATGATGATGACATTTGCAGTTGATAATTTCAAGATACATACCTTCCGTGTCAAAATTGGAGAATTAAATCAGGCCTCTCTCAGCCTATTCCAAAAATTG GGTTTCAATGAGACCTCTTACAGTAAAATATTCAACGAG ATGACCTTGGAGTTGCCAATGACCGAGTCAAAGATTTTTGAGCTGCGTCAATTAGGTGGGAATATGGTTACACATTCATAG